The Methanococcoides methylutens MM1 genome has a window encoding:
- a CDS encoding nucleoside 2-deoxyribosyltransferase gives MKIFLSGSIRGGRGMLPVYQFICGYLRRNAHEVLSWHVAHDGVEETESLMSESQIYERDMGFLKESECMIAEVSLASTGVGYEVCSAINKGIPILCVHQLDANVSAMILGNTNGNVSVKEYSDPEDLEIILDEFLASF, from the coding sequence ATGAAGATATTTCTCTCCGGTTCTATCCGCGGAGGTAGGGGGATGCTTCCTGTATACCAGTTCATCTGCGGTTATCTTCGCAGGAACGCCCATGAAGTGCTGAGCTGGCATGTGGCTCACGATGGTGTGGAGGAAACGGAATCTCTCATGAGTGAGAGCCAGATCTACGAACGTGACATGGGTTTCCTGAAGGAAAGTGAGTGCATGATCGCAGAGGTCAGCCTTGCTTCCACAGGTGTGGGCTATGAGGTATGTTCCGCGATCAACAAAGGTATCCCGATCCTTTGTGTCCACCAGCTGGATGCGAACGTTTCTGCCATGATACTGGGGAATACCAATGGCAATGTCAGCGTGAAAGAGTATTCTGATCCCGAAGACCTCGAGATAATCCTTGATGAGTTCCTTGCATCATTTTGA
- a CDS encoding pro-sigmaK processing inhibitor BofA family protein, producing MVIEIVVVLVAIIIALLLYKVLKTVKNMVVNTVLGVVLLLIANFALGLEIAFTWVTILVCAIAGVVGAVLIVLLAYLGIYF from the coding sequence ATGGTAATAGAAATTGTAGTAGTACTGGTGGCTATCATCATAGCTCTTCTTCTGTACAAGGTGCTGAAGACTGTCAAGAACATGGTAGTGAACACCGTATTGGGTGTGGTCCTTCTTCTGATCGCCAACTTCGCACTGGGCCTGGAAATTGCTTTCACGTGGGTCACGATACTGGTCTGTGCAATTGCAGGAGTTGTCGGAGCGGTATTGATAGTGCTTTTAGCATATCTTGGCATCTATTTCTGA
- a CDS encoding bifunctional 2-polyprenyl-6-hydroxyphenol methylase/3-demethylubiquinol 3-O-methyltransferase UbiG produces MTQEPASYTHFSAWDKEYSHVKWGGAAPIEPIRSRIPEGCRILDAGSGKGRHLLPLSNFYDCTGIDVSPTALKASREYLAKRDREAHHSVSSITHLPFADNSFEGIVCFGVLQHLMKNEREKAVAEFKRVLKPGGTIFLEVFGIKDMRYGGDAVEPHTFVRQSGIIYHYFTKEEIENLFRDFGILDIKDLITEKKFRGELHTRHMINGTIQLASEIDAKIC; encoded by the coding sequence ATGACACAGGAACCGGCATCCTACACTCATTTCTCGGCATGGGACAAGGAATATTCCCATGTAAAATGGGGCGGTGCAGCACCGATCGAACCGATCCGCTCCCGCATCCCTGAAGGATGCCGAATTCTTGATGCAGGCTCGGGGAAAGGTCGTCACCTTCTCCCCTTATCTAATTTTTACGATTGTACTGGCATCGATGTATCCCCCACAGCACTGAAAGCCTCAAGGGAATATCTTGCAAAACGTGATCGTGAAGCACATCATTCCGTGTCCTCCATCACCCATCTTCCCTTTGCGGACAACAGCTTTGAGGGAATCGTTTGCTTCGGTGTATTGCAACACCTCATGAAAAACGAACGTGAAAAGGCAGTGGCCGAGTTCAAACGGGTACTGAAACCCGGAGGCACCATCTTCCTGGAAGTATTCGGGATAAAAGATATGCGATACGGAGGTGATGCCGTTGAGCCTCACACATTCGTCCGACAAAGTGGGATCATCTACCACTACTTCACAAAAGAAGAGATCGAGAATCTTTTCCGGGACTTCGGGATACTGGACATCAAAGACTTGATCACAGAAAAAAAGTTCAGGGGCGAGCTACACACCCGCCATATGATAAACGGAACTATTCAGCTGGCATCAGAAATAGATGCCAAGATATGCTAA
- the lysS gene encoding lysine--tRNA ligase: MAEIKHWAEVVADEALANGTKQKISTGITPSGHIHIGNMREVVTADAAYRMLVEKGAETEFIYMADNFDPLRKVYPFLPESYAEHVGKPISEIPCPCGECDNYAEHFLKPFLEGLEKLGIHPKVYRADQLYKSGKFVEAIKTALIKRDDIAKILKEVSGKDVAPEWSPFNPICQECGKINTAIVTGFDADAETVDYDCSCGHKGTVPMSGGGKLTWRVDWPAKWKMMDVTVEPFGKDHASRGGSYDTGKRIVREIFGHEPPQPIVYEWIMLGKKGAMSSSTGVVVSISDMLKVVPPEVLRYLIMRTKPEKHIKFDPAQPLLTLVDEYERLNAKEDLEGLDKRVLELSHAKGICHTDIPFKHMTTIFQVAHGDFEKIMKIVERAGYDTSNEKCIRELSVNVSNWLEMYAPPFAKFSVKDELPEQTATLNDVQKAFLGAFAEIIEASGELTGEDYHNLVYSSKEAGSDLHTKIVEKLGSSDEELEINPKEMFKAIYTSVLGQQSGPKAGWFLSSIDQDFLAKRFSEASTYRP; this comes from the coding sequence ATGGCAGAGATCAAACACTGGGCAGAGGTCGTTGCTGACGAAGCCCTGGCAAACGGGACAAAACAAAAGATATCCACAGGAATTACCCCATCCGGACACATCCACATCGGAAACATGAGAGAGGTCGTGACCGCTGATGCAGCATACAGGATGCTCGTGGAAAAAGGTGCTGAGACCGAATTCATCTACATGGCCGACAACTTCGACCCGCTTCGAAAGGTCTACCCGTTCCTTCCGGAAAGCTATGCAGAACACGTCGGGAAACCAATTTCCGAGATCCCATGCCCCTGTGGCGAATGTGACAACTACGCAGAGCACTTCCTCAAACCATTCCTTGAAGGCCTTGAGAAGCTCGGCATTCACCCTAAGGTCTACCGTGCAGACCAGCTTTACAAGAGTGGAAAGTTCGTAGAGGCCATCAAGACAGCACTGATCAAGAGGGACGATATCGCAAAGATCCTCAAGGAAGTATCCGGAAAGGACGTTGCACCTGAGTGGAGTCCGTTCAACCCTATTTGTCAGGAATGTGGAAAGATCAACACAGCTATCGTCACCGGATTTGACGCAGATGCTGAGACTGTGGACTATGATTGTTCATGTGGTCACAAGGGAACAGTACCAATGTCAGGAGGCGGAAAGCTTACCTGGCGTGTGGACTGGCCTGCAAAATGGAAGATGATGGATGTTACAGTCGAACCATTCGGAAAGGACCATGCATCAAGAGGCGGTTCCTACGACACAGGAAAGAGGATCGTTCGAGAGATATTCGGACACGAGCCACCGCAACCTATCGTCTATGAGTGGATCATGCTCGGTAAGAAGGGAGCAATGTCTTCATCCACCGGTGTCGTGGTATCAATTTCCGACATGCTCAAGGTCGTACCACCCGAGGTACTGCGCTACCTTATCATGCGCACAAAGCCTGAAAAACACATCAAGTTCGACCCCGCACAGCCACTGCTCACACTTGTGGACGAGTACGAGCGTCTCAATGCTAAGGAAGATCTCGAAGGTCTCGACAAGCGTGTGCTGGAACTCTCCCATGCAAAGGGCATCTGCCATACGGATATCCCGTTCAAGCACATGACAACAATCTTCCAGGTTGCACATGGCGACTTCGAGAAGATCATGAAGATTGTGGAGCGTGCAGGATACGACACCAGCAACGAGAAGTGCATCCGGGAACTCTCAGTCAACGTTTCTAACTGGCTTGAGATGTACGCACCACCATTCGCCAAGTTCAGCGTGAAGGACGAGCTTCCCGAGCAGACCGCAACACTCAATGACGTGCAGAAGGCATTCCTCGGAGCATTCGCAGAGATCATCGAAGCCAGCGGTGAGCTCACAGGTGAGGATTACCACAACCTTGTGTATTCCTCAAAGGAAGCAGGTTCCGACCTCCACACCAAGATCGTAGAGAAACTTGGTTCAAGCGATGAGGAGCTGGAGATCAATCCAAAGGAAATGTTCAAGGCGATCTACACCTCGGTCCTCGGCCAGCAGTCCGGACCAAAAGCAGGATGGTTCCTGTCATCCATTGACCAGGACTTCCTTGCAAAGCGCTTCAGTGAAGCATCAACATACAGACCTTAA
- a CDS encoding decarboxylase, producing MSSSNVPSPKFTLSKKVVLEQYNKVREVVDIPAFSSKTNPRVTPIIEENTDGFLSVHTTNELKHIKDMSRVLFLAQGWTSEIVEDLYNKGIRCFAVDNEFDLDILLSTMEPTDWKITLLIRLKLKEHSLRTERYFVFGMTSDVINERVAQLKGDPHIEQLGVHFHRKTQNVNEWKIQQDIEDVLSEETLEAIDILNIGGGLPSEYANTNVDVIGSIFRRLKELREWLHEKDIQLMIEPGRFISAPAGKLIAYITGVYGNNIIVNASVYNSDMDAILVPVKLRVEGEVGNNAGEPYVIKGCTPCSMDLFRYRVYLREEPKIGDEIVFINAGAYNFTSNFCDLEEIPTEMID from the coding sequence ATGAGCAGTTCGAACGTCCCGTCACCAAAATTCACATTATCAAAAAAAGTGGTCCTTGAGCAGTACAACAAGGTACGGGAAGTCGTGGACATCCCCGCCTTCAGCTCCAAGACGAATCCAAGGGTCACCCCGATCATCGAGGAGAACACCGACGGTTTCCTGAGCGTGCACACGACCAATGAGCTCAAGCACATAAAGGACATGTCAAGGGTTCTTTTCCTGGCACAGGGATGGACATCGGAGATCGTGGAAGACCTCTACAACAAAGGTATTCGCTGCTTTGCAGTTGACAACGAGTTCGACCTGGACATCCTGCTCTCGACCATGGAACCCACCGACTGGAAGATCACACTACTGATCCGCCTGAAGCTCAAAGAGCATTCCCTGAGAACCGAGAGGTATTTCGTATTTGGAATGACCTCCGATGTCATCAACGAAAGGGTGGCACAGCTTAAGGGTGATCCGCACATCGAACAGCTCGGAGTACATTTCCACAGGAAGACCCAGAACGTCAACGAGTGGAAGATACAGCAGGACATCGAGGATGTACTCTCCGAAGAAACACTTGAGGCCATCGATATCCTCAACATAGGAGGAGGACTGCCTTCTGAATATGCCAACACCAATGTTGATGTTATTGGCAGCATCTTCAGGCGTCTCAAAGAACTTCGGGAATGGCTTCATGAGAAGGACATCCAGCTCATGATCGAGCCGGGAAGGTTCATCTCAGCACCTGCCGGGAAGCTCATCGCTTATATCACAGGTGTTTATGGCAACAACATCATCGTGAACGCTTCCGTCTACAACAGTGACATGGATGCGATCCTGGTTCCTGTGAAACTGAGAGTTGAAGGTGAGGTCGGCAACAATGCAGGCGAACCTTATGTTATCAAGGGCTGCACACCATGCTCAATGGACCTTTTCAGATACCGTGTGTACCTCAGGGAAGAGCCGAAGATCGGCGATGAGATCGTGTTCATCAATGCAGGGGCTTACAATTTCACTTCCAACTTCTGTGACCTGGAAGAGATTCCCACGGAAATGATTGACTGA
- a CDS encoding deoxyhypusine synthase family protein, with the protein MVKVKDLKWKQDMRVSELVDSYEHIGFQSVELQRASEVIVKMKKDSAKVFLTFTSNMVTSGLRGFFAQLIELGIADVIVTTVGGLEEDIMKATGENFQIGSFQTDDVELHEKGINRVGNLFINNESYMNFESLIERILKQLYEKQKHWAVSEMLREIGLLLDDENSILYQAAKNNVPIFCPAITDGAFGFHLYLFQQEHPDFMVDVVKDFGNILFASSFDDRKGVIALGGSISKHHAILSTLLNGGAEYAVYMTTAHRTSGSMSGANTNEAKSWGKVKDESDVATVIGDVSITFPLAMIHALDELAEDGILEGLKKNIEDSGVAK; encoded by the coding sequence ATGGTAAAAGTCAAGGACCTGAAATGGAAGCAGGACATGCGAGTGTCTGAGCTTGTCGATTCCTACGAACACATCGGATTCCAGAGCGTTGAGCTCCAGCGGGCGTCCGAAGTAATAGTCAAGATGAAGAAGGATTCTGCAAAGGTATTCCTGACATTTACCTCCAACATGGTCACCTCCGGACTGAGAGGTTTCTTCGCCCAGCTTATCGAGCTGGGAATTGCCGATGTTATCGTCACAACCGTTGGCGGACTTGAAGAGGACATCATGAAAGCCACAGGAGAGAATTTCCAGATCGGCTCCTTCCAGACAGATGATGTGGAATTGCACGAGAAAGGCATAAACCGTGTGGGAAACCTGTTCATCAATAATGAGAGCTACATGAACTTTGAGAGCCTCATCGAAAGGATACTCAAACAACTTTACGAAAAACAAAAACACTGGGCCGTTTCCGAGATGCTGAGAGAGATCGGGCTGTTGCTCGACGATGAGAACTCCATCCTCTACCAGGCGGCAAAGAACAATGTCCCGATATTCTGCCCGGCCATCACCGACGGCGCATTCGGTTTCCACTTATATCTGTTCCAGCAGGAACACCCGGATTTCATGGTGGATGTTGTAAAGGACTTCGGAAACATCCTGTTCGCAAGCAGCTTCGATGACCGCAAGGGTGTCATCGCACTTGGCGGATCCATATCCAAGCACCATGCCATCCTGAGCACACTCCTCAACGGAGGTGCCGAATACGCAGTATATATGACAACTGCCCACCGTACCTCGGGAAGCATGTCCGGTGCCAACACCAACGAAGCAAAGTCCTGGGGAAAGGTCAAGGACGAGAGCGATGTTGCCACGGTAATCGGAGATGTTAGCATCACATTCCCGCTTGCCATGATACATGCACTTGACGAGCTTGCAGAGGACGGGATACTGGAAGGCCTGAAAAAGAACATTGAGGACAGTGGAGTGGCAAAATGA
- a CDS encoding pyruvoyl-dependent arginine decarboxylase, which translates to MIPRKAFVVKGTGVHKDRLASFELALRDGGIEKFNLVTVSSILPPNCEVVSKEEGLAELSPGQIVYCVMARNQTDEPRRQIAAAIGNAVPVKSKDYGYISEHHSFGEDERTAGIYAEDLAATMLATTLGVEFDADSAWEEREQVYKASGHIFDTTHYCQCAQGDENGLWTTVVVAMVFVI; encoded by the coding sequence ATGATCCCCAGAAAAGCATTTGTTGTAAAAGGCACCGGTGTCCACAAGGACAGGCTCGCATCATTTGAGCTTGCACTACGGGATGGTGGGATCGAGAAGTTCAACCTTGTGACGGTTTCCAGCATACTGCCTCCTAATTGTGAGGTGGTCTCAAAGGAAGAAGGGCTTGCTGAGCTAAGCCCGGGGCAGATCGTCTACTGTGTCATGGCAAGGAACCAGACGGATGAGCCAAGGCGCCAGATCGCAGCAGCTATCGGGAATGCGGTTCCTGTAAAGAGCAAGGACTACGGATACATCTCCGAGCATCACTCCTTCGGTGAGGACGAGAGAACTGCAGGTATCTATGCAGAGGATCTTGCGGCGACCATGCTTGCCACAACACTGGGTGTGGAGTTCGATGCTGATTCTGCCTGGGAAGAGCGGGAGCAGGTCTACAAGGCGAGTGGCCACATATTTGATACTACACACTACTGCCAGTGTGCCCAGGGGGATGAGAATGGGCTCTGGACTACTGTTGTTGTCGCAATGGTATTTGTGATATGA